The following are from one region of the Anabas testudineus chromosome 2, fAnaTes1.2, whole genome shotgun sequence genome:
- the LOC113163587 gene encoding myelin-associated glycoprotein-like, which produces MKTSVKEHFIKFQENRSVSVNMETVSVLLSLLFVSGALAGCGQYSGLFITAPQKMEALSGSCLMIPCNFSTLEEFISTRTTFGVWMKHESDIYKHPNQVIFNSSGTVNKYPMKITGNLSQKNCTTLFSRVNATYTDTYYFRIENRPVMATAVCDPLQITVKDFPPSPKIKISKVNLKEKESVTISCSAFTPCPHSPPKLTWSLQQDPHNNREENTDGTFTTQIQETITLSDKHDGYNISCSATYPVNEGRDVRTAETQETLSVSYSPRDTSLMISPTDPVSVGSVVNLSCSCRANPVKFVWFLISDGKLEQIKADKQVYVFKVTNSDRNRLFYCGCRNDLDIQLSVGHQLMFGGTNLISLPFIVKILGIGLLVSTLIIFECCFGSRSFTKPLNQLETTSVFESRSVEEREENNYVETVSESSF; this is translated from the exons atgaaaacaagTGTAAAGGAACATTTCATTAAGTTTCAGGAGAACAGGTCTGTGAGTGTGAATATGGAGACGGTCAGCGTGTTACTGAGCCTCCTCTTTGTTTCAG GAGCTTTGGCTGGTTGTGGTCAATATTCAGGCCTCTTCATCACTGCACCACAGAAGATGGAAGCACTGAGTGGATCTTGTTTGATGATCCCGTGTAACTTTAGTACTTTAGAGGAATTTATCAGCACAAGAACTACCTTCGGGGTGTGGATGAAACATGAATCAGATATTTACAAGCATCCAAACCAGGTGATCTTCAACAGTAGTGGGACAGTTAACAAATATCCAATGAAGATCACTGGAAACCTGAGTCAGAAAAACTGCACCACTCTATTTTCAAGAGTAAAtgcaacatacacagacacatactacTTCAGAATTGAGAACAGACCAGTCATGGCAACAGCTGTTTGTGATCCTCTTCAAATAAcagtaaaag ATTTCCCTCCAAGTCCAAAAATTAAAATCTCTAAAGTCAatctgaaggagaaggagtctGTCACTatcagctgctcagctttcaCTCCCTGTCCACACTCCCCTCCTAAACTCACCTGGAGTCTCCAACAAGAccctcacaacaacagagaggaaaacacagatggaacCTTTACAACTCAAATCCAGGAGACCATCActctgtcagacaaacatgatgGATACAACATCAGCTGCTCTGCCACATATCCTGTGAATGAAGGAAGAGACGTcaggacagcagagacacaagagactctcagtgtttcat ACTCTCCCAGAGACACTTCATTGATGATCAGTCCCACTGATCCAGTATCAGTTGGCAGTGTGGTGAACCTGAGCTGCTCCTGCAGAGCAAACCCTGTTAAGTTTGTCTGGTTCCTGATCAGTGACGGCAAATTAGAACAGATCAAAGCTGATAAACAGGTTTATGTTTTCAAAGTGACGAACAGTGATCGAAACAGATTGTTCTATTGTGGGTGCAGAAATGATCTGGACATTCAACTGTCAGTGGGACATCAGCTGATGTTTGGAg GTACAAATCTGATCAGTCTCCCATTTATAGTGAAGATCCTGGGAATTGGGCTGCTTGTCAGTACATTGATTATCTTTGAGTG CTGTTTTGGATCAAGATCCTTCACCAAACCACTTAATCAGCTTGAAACAACGTCAGTCTTTGAAAGCAGAAGTGTTGAG gaaagagaagaaaataactaTGTGGAAACAGTGAGTGAGTCGTCGTTTTAG
- the LOC113163564 gene encoding myelin-associated glycoprotein-like has product MEMGSVLLSLLFVSGALAGCDQYSGLFITAPQKMEALSGSCLMIPCKFRTKEEFISTRTTFGVWMKHESDFYQHPNQVIFNSSGTVNKYPMKITGNLSQKNCTTLFSNLITTYTDTYYFRIENRPVMATAVIDPLQITVKDFPPSPKIKVSGDLKEKESVTISCSAFTPCPHSPPKLTWSLQQDPHNNREENTDGTFTTQIQETITLSDKHDGYNISCSATYPVNEGRDVRTAETQVTLSVSYSPRDTSLISPTDPVSVGSVVNLSCSCRANPVKFVWFLISDGKLEQINADKQVYSFKVTNSDRDRLFYCGCRNDLDIQLSVGHQLMFRGTNLIGLQFIVKILGIGLLVSTLIIFECWFGSRSFTKPLKVRQAEDHHNQLK; this is encoded by the exons ATGGAGATGGGCAGCGTGTTACTGAGCCTCCTCTTTGTTTCAG GAGCTTTGGCTGGTTGTGATCAATATTCAGGCCTCTTCATCACTGCACCACAGAAGATGGAAGCACTGAGTGGATCTTGTTTGATGATCCCGTGTAAATTTAGAACTAAAGAGGAATTTATCAGCACAAGAACTACCTTCGGAGTGTGGATGAAACATGAATCAGATTTTTACCAGCATCCAAACCAGGTGATCTTCAACAGTAGTGGGACAGTTAACAAATATCCAATGAAGATCACTGGAAACCTGAGTCAGAAAAACTGCACCActctattttctaatttaataacaacatacacagacacatactacTTCAGAATTGAGAACAGACCAGTCATGGCAACAGCTGTTATTGATCCTCTTCAAATAAcagtaaaag ATTTCCCTCCGAGTCCCAAAATTAAAGTCTCAGGTGatctgaaggagaaggagtctGTCACTatcagctgctcagctttcaCTCCCTGTCCACACTCCCCTCCTAAACTCACCTGGAGTCTCCAACAAGAccctcacaacaacagagaggaaaacacagatggaacCTTTACAACTCAAATCCAGGAGACCATCActctgtcagacaaacatgatggatacaacatcagctgttctgcCACATATCCTGTGAATGAAGGAAGAGACGTCAGGACAGCAGAGACGCAAGtgactctcagtgtttcat ACTCTCCCAGAGACACTTCATTGATCAGTCCCACTGATCCAGTATCAGTTGGCAGCGTGGTGAACCTGAGCTGCTCCTGCAGAGCAAACCCTGTTAAATTTGTTTGGTTCCTGATCAGTGACGGCAAATTAGAACAGATCAATGCTGATAAACAGGTTTATAGTTTCAAAGTGACGAACAGTGATCGAGACAGATTGTTCTATTGTGGGTGCAGAAATGATCTGGACATTCAACTGTCAGTGGGACATCAGCTGATGTTTAGAG GTACAAATCTGATCGGTCTCCAATTTATAGTGAAGATCCTGGGAATTGGGCTGCTTGTCAGTACATTGATTATCTTTGAGTG ctggtTTGGATCGAGATCCTTCACCAAACCACTTAAGGTAAGACAAGCAGAGGATCATCATAATCAACTTAAATGA